In Tsukamurella tyrosinosolvens, the genomic window ATGAGTGAGACGTCAGCGCCGTCGTCGAAGACGCTGGTGATCATCCCCACGTACAACGAGCTGGAGAACCTGCCGCTCATCGTGGGCCGGCTGCACACCGCGCAGCCCGATGTCGACGTGCTCGTGGTCGACGACAACAGCCCCGACGGCACCGGCGACCTCGCCGACACGATGGCCGCCGAGGATCCGCGGATCCACGTGCTCCACCGGGCCGAGAAGAACGGCCTCGGCGGCGCCTACATCGCGGGCTTCAAGTGGGCCCTCGAGCGCGACTACCGCGTGGTCGTGGAGATGGACGCCGACGGCTCGCACGCCCCGGAGCAGCTGGAGCGCCACCTCGCAGCGATCGACGCGGGCGCCGACCTGGTGATCGGTTCGCGCTACGTCTTCGGCGGCAAGACGGTGAACTGGCCGCTGTCGCGCCAGCTCATCTCGCGCGGCGGCAACGTCTACAGCCAGATCATGCTCGGCACCCGCATCCGTGACATCACGGGCGGTTACAAGGCCTTCCGGCGCGAGACCCTCGAGGGCCTCGGCCTCGACGAGGTGGAGTCGCTCGGCTACAGCTTCCAGATCGACCTGACCTGGCGCGCCGTCCAAGCGGGGTTCACGGTGGTCGAGGTGCCCATCACCTTCACCGAGCGCGTGATCGGCGATTCCAAGATGAGCGGCTCCATCTTCAAGGAGGCGGCCACCCTCGTGCCGAAGTGGGGCTTCCAGGCCCGCAAGCGCAAGCTGCAGAAGCTGCGCGGCAAGTAGGACCGCAGGAACGCCGAAGGGCCCCGGATCACTCCGGGGCCCTTCGTGTTCGTCGGACGAACCTCGCGCCTACTTACCGCGCCGCGCCTTGAGCAGGTCCAGCCGCTCCTTGAGGAGCTCTTCGAGCTCGCCCTCGGACCGCCGCTCCAGGAGCATGTCCCAGTGCGTGCGCGGCGGCTTCGCCTTCTTCTCCTCGGGTGCGACCCCGTCGATCAGGGTGCCCTCGAGCCCGTTCTTGCACAGCCAGGTGCCGGGGATCTCGGCGTCGTCCGCGAACGGGACGTCGAACTCCTCACCGTTGTCCGTGCGGTACCGCGCCACCCGGCGCGGAGCGAGGTCGTGGTCCCGATCCGTCTCATAGCTCACCGCGCCCAGGCGGCTGCCCCGTAGAACTCGATCTGCCATGCTTCTCCCAACCTCTCGCCTACGCCGAACATTCCCAGTCTACCCGGTTCACTAGACTGCGGCCCATGACCACCGCTCGCCGTCGCAGGTCCGCCGCATGTGCGTGGTGCGGACGCGAGGTGGTCTCCGAGGGCCCCGGCCGCACGCGCAAGTACTGCCGCCGGTCGTGCCGACAGCGCGCGTACGAGGCCCGCAACGCGCTCGCCGGGACCTCCCTTCCGCCGGATTCGGTCGTGCTCACCGCGGACGAGGCCGAGTCGGTGGGGGAGCGTATGTTCGAGGTGCGCTGCGCGGCGGAGGACGTGCGCACCGCGATCGCCGAGGGCGCCGGCCACGACGAACTCGCCGAGCTCGCGGACCGGCTCGTCGAGACCGCGCGCGCCGCCGAACGCCTGCGCTGAGACCACGCGCCGAACCACGAGAGGGAGTCGATGACCCACGCCCGGACGCGGATCGCCGCGGTGCTCCTCGCGATGCTGCTCGCCGTCGCGTCCTGCGCATCGGACAAGCCCACCCCCGTGATCTCGCAGGAGCCAGCGCCGCCCGCGCCGGCCGCTCTGCCGGCGAACTGGAACGAGTCGACGGTGCAGGTGCCCGTCGACGCCGGCGCGGCGACGTACGTCTCGCCGAGCAACCCGCAGCGGCTGCGCGCCGCGCTGATCCTCGCCGGGCCGGACCGCGCGGGACAGGTCGCCGCGCGCGAGCTGTCGGTGATGCTCGCGCAGCACGGCGTGGCCTCGCTCCGGTTCGACGGCGCACCGTCGGGCAGCCCGGGGTACGCGGCCCTGCTCGACCGGGCAGGGAAGGGCCTGACGGCGCTCGCCGAGCGCGCGGGCCTGGGCGACGATCGGCTGCTCGCCGTCGGCCACGGCACGGCGGCCGCCCAGGCGCTCGCGCTCGGCACCGGCGGCACCGGCCGCGCCGCTCTGCCGATGGCGCTCGTCGAGCCCGTGCTGCAGGGCCTGCCCGACGGGACGCCCGACGTGCTGCGCACCGCGATGACCCTCCCGCCGCAGAAGCACAACATCGTCACCTGCTCGGACGCCGACGTCGCCGTCGACTGCTCCGTCACGCAGGACCTGGCCGACGTCATGACCGGCACCCACGCCAACTACGTGCGGCTGCGGGGCGTGAGCCACGCGCTGCAGGAGGACACGTCGCGCGACCCGGCGCGCTACGGGAGCGACCTGCCCTTCTCCGCCACGCTGTACCGCTCGCTGGGCTCCTGGGTGGCGATGCAGTGACGCGCCGGCGCCGGGCCGGACGCGGCGCCCCCGCGCTCGCGGCCGGGGCCGCGGTGGCGTGGTCCAACGCGGTGCTGCCGCGGCTCGCGGATCGGTTCGGCTGGCACCGGGACGCCCGCTCAGCGGCGACGCTGGCCTTCTGCGCCGCCGACGCCGCGCTCGCCCGCACCCGCGTGCCGACCGCGGCCGGCGTCGCCGCCGGGGGAGCGCTCACGGCGGCCGGCCTGGCCCTCGTGCGCCCGGTGCGGCGGGAGGCACCGTCGAACCGGGCGAAGTGGGTACTCGTGGACATCCCGCTCGGCACCGCGCTGCCGGAGGAACTGCTCTTCCGCGGCGCTCTCACCCCGTCGCTGGAGGCGGCGTACGGGCGGCGGGTCGGTGCGGTGGCGGGCCCGCTGGCGTTCGGACTGTGGCACGTCGGTGCCGCCCGGAGCGCTCACGACCCCGTATTTCCGACAATCGGCGTCACCGCCGGGTTCGGCGCGCTGATGGACGCCCTAGCGCGGCGAACCGGCAGGTGGTGGCCCTGTTTCCTGGTCCACTGGATGCTTAACGGGACCGGTGTGATCCTCAGCTCAGGTTCAGGGATTTCTTCACCTGACGCCCTTGACCCGTAGAATCGTGCGCAAAGCTTGATACCGCAGGAGGAACAACGATGACTGACCGGAACCTCGGTCCCACCGGCGTCAACCGCCGCGGCTTCGCGCGCCTCGGCGCGGGCGCGGCAGCGGCGATCGTCGCGGCCACGGCCTCCGCGGCCGTCGCGGGCGCAGCGCCCACGACCCCGTCGCGTCCGACCACGCCCCGCCCGACGGGTCCGTCGACGCCGGGCGGCGCCACCGAGACGAGCGAGACCGTCGTCTCCTCGCCCGAGCCTCCCGTCGCCACCAAGACCGGCTGGGTCGCGCTCGCGGACGACAACACCAAGCAGATCACCGTCTGGCACAACGGCGAGGTCGTCAAGACGATGCCGACGTCCTTCGGCACCAACAAGCACCCGACGCCGAACGGCACGTACTACACCATGGAGAAGAAGCGCGACATGTACATGGATTCGTCCACGTACGGCGTCCCGGTCGACTCCCCGGAGGGCTACCGCACGTACGTCGAGTACGCCACGCGCATGTCCTGGAGCGGCATCTTCGTGCACGCCGCCCCGTGGTCGGTGAACCAGCAGGGCGTCTCCAACGTGAGCCACGGCTGCCTCAACGTGAGCACCGCCAACGGCAAGTACTTCTACGACAACTTCCCGATCGGCTCGCCGATCGTGGTGCGCAACACCGTCGGCGGGACCTACGTCCAGGGTTCCTGAGCCCGGCGCACGACGAAAGAAGAACCCGCCCCCTCCTTCGAGGGGGCGGGTTCTTCCGTTCCCGGATCAGGCGATCAGACGCCGGCCTTCGACGGCGCCGCGACGGTGCCGAACTTCAGCTCGGGCGCGTCGACGCGCGAGCGCTGGTAGTCCAGCGAGTCGAGCACGAAGTTGTGCCGGATCATCCACGGCTGCTCGGTGGCCGCCTTGGGCATCGCGTCGGGGGAGCGCTGCACGTAGCCGGAGCTCAGGTCGAGCGCGGGGTGCTCGGTGAGCACCTTGCCGCCGACCTGCGGCTCCACGTGGGTGTAGCCCTTGACCACCATGTGGTTGAGCAGGCGGGCGATGCCGCGGGCCGAGATGTCGGCGCGCAGCGTCCACGAGTTGTTGGTGTAACCGATGATGAACGCGAAGTTCGGGACGCCCTCAAGCATGTACCCGTTGTAGGCGAACTTGTCGTTGGGCTTGATCGGGGCACCGTCGACGTTGACCTCGACGCCGCCGAAGGCGAGCAGCTGCAGACCCGTCGCGGTGATGATGATGTCGGCCTCGAGCTCGCGGCCCGAGCTCAGGCGGATCCCCTTCTCGGTGAAGGTGTCGATGGTGTCGGTGACCACCTCGGCCTTGCCGTCCTTGATGGTCTTGAACAGGTCGCCGTTGGGGACGACGCACAGGCGCTGGTCCCAGGGCTCGTACTTGGGCTTGAAGTGGACGTCCACGTCGTAGCCCTCGGGCAGCATCGCCTGGTTCAGCTTGCGCAGGAACTTCCGCGAGGTCTTCGGGAAGGAACGCGCGAGCACGTACTGGCCGACGTTGATGACGGCGTTGACGTTGCGCGTGATGTTGTGCGAGACCGTCGCGGGCAGCACCTTCGCACCGAACTTGGTGAGCGGGTCGGCGTTCGGCACGGGCAGCACGTACGTGGGGGAGCGCTGCAGCATGGTGATGTGCTCGACGTCGTCGGCCATCGACGGGATCAGGGTGATGGCGGTCGCGCCGGAGCCGATGACCACGACCTTCTTGCCCTGGTAGTCCAGGTCCTCGGGCCAGTGCTGCGGATGCACGATCTGGCCCTGGAACTGGTCGACGCCGGGGAAGGGCGGCTCGTAGCCGGCCTCGTAGTTGTAGTAG contains:
- a CDS encoding CPBP family intramembrane glutamic endopeptidase, producing MTRRRRAGRGAPALAAGAAVAWSNAVLPRLADRFGWHRDARSAATLAFCAADAALARTRVPTAAGVAAGGALTAAGLALVRPVRREAPSNRAKWVLVDIPLGTALPEELLFRGALTPSLEAAYGRRVGAVAGPLAFGLWHVGAARSAHDPVFPTIGVTAGFGALMDALARRTGRWWPCFLVHWMLNGTGVILSSGSGISSPDALDP
- a CDS encoding RNA polymerase-binding protein RbpA, with the translated sequence MADRVLRGSRLGAVSYETDRDHDLAPRRVARYRTDNGEEFDVPFADDAEIPGTWLCKNGLEGTLIDGVAPEEKKAKPPRTHWDMLLERRSEGELEELLKERLDLLKARRGK
- a CDS encoding flavin-containing monooxygenase — its product is MANPEAIYKDVLIVGAGLAGIDTAYRVSNEVPHFSYAVLEQRAEMGGTWDLFKYPGIRSDSDIFSLSYPFLPWTGTNRLASGPEIKAYIEQAAAKFGIDKNISFNTKVGTVDFDSRTDLWTVTAERDGEQVVYQARFLVACTGYYNYEAGYEPPFPGVDQFQGQIVHPQHWPEDLDYQGKKVVVIGSGATAITLIPSMADDVEHITMLQRSPTYVLPVPNADPLTKFGAKVLPATVSHNITRNVNAVINVGQYVLARSFPKTSRKFLRKLNQAMLPEGYDVDVHFKPKYEPWDQRLCVVPNGDLFKTIKDGKAEVVTDTIDTFTEKGIRLSSGRELEADIIITATGLQLLAFGGVEVNVDGAPIKPNDKFAYNGYMLEGVPNFAFIIGYTNNSWTLRADISARGIARLLNHMVVKGYTHVEPQVGGKVLTEHPALDLSSGYVQRSPDAMPKAATEQPWMIRHNFVLDSLDYQRSRVDAPELKFGTVAAPSKAGV
- a CDS encoding polyprenol monophosphomannose synthase, with protein sequence MSETSAPSSKTLVIIPTYNELENLPLIVGRLHTAQPDVDVLVVDDNSPDGTGDLADTMAAEDPRIHVLHRAEKNGLGGAYIAGFKWALERDYRVVVEMDADGSHAPEQLERHLAAIDAGADLVIGSRYVFGGKTVNWPLSRQLISRGGNVYSQIMLGTRIRDITGGYKAFRRETLEGLGLDEVESLGYSFQIDLTWRAVQAGFTVVEVPITFTERVIGDSKMSGSIFKEAATLVPKWGFQARKRKLQKLRGK
- a CDS encoding L,D-transpeptidase, which translates into the protein MTDRNLGPTGVNRRGFARLGAGAAAAIVAATASAAVAGAAPTTPSRPTTPRPTGPSTPGGATETSETVVSSPEPPVATKTGWVALADDNTKQITVWHNGEVVKTMPTSFGTNKHPTPNGTYYTMEKKRDMYMDSSTYGVPVDSPEGYRTYVEYATRMSWSGIFVHAAPWSVNQQGVSNVSHGCLNVSTANGKYFYDNFPIGSPIVVRNTVGGTYVQGS